gtccaggtacattttttggtgcgattcataccagttgatggttttcttattatattgtggtgaccactcctctacgcagtccaggtacattttttggtgcgattcataccagttgatggttttcttattatattgtggtgaccactcctctacgcagtccagatacatttattggtgcgaatcatacaagttcagggttttaaaattatattgtggggaccactcctctacgcagtccaggtacattttttggtgcgattcataccagttgatggttttcttattatattgtggtgaccacttctctacgcagtccagatacatttattggtgcgaatcatacaagttgatggttttcttattatattgtggtgaccactcctctacgcagtccaggtacattttttggtgcgattcataccagttgatggttttcttattatattgtggtgaccactcctctacgcagtccagatacatttattggtgcgaatcatacaagttcagggttttaaaattatattgtggggaccactcctctacgcagtccaggtacattttttggtgcgattcataccagttgatggttttcttattatattgtggtgaccactcctctacgcagtcaagatacatttattggtgcgaatcatacaagttcagggtttttaaattctattgtcgggaccactcctctacgcagtccaggtacattttttggtgcgattcataccagttgatggttttcttattatattgtggtgaccactccttgtcacgggcactaggagtctttgcccaggatatcaccagatgtagtcttaccagagtagtgtatgcacacagtggtcttctggtagcagggtgactagcggaacaggagaatcagcagatggtgagaggatgctagaggaaagtctatgactagcagcaacaggttatgagttaaacaatatgaacacgaggatctagatggacgtgaagacgtgaggaaagtcagtggtctgtgtacagcaagttgtaccactgctatagtgagaggaatgtccagggatagataggaggtagtgaagtcagtggtccgcgtacagcaagttgtaccactgcttgtaatgatgggacaggttccaggtgcaagtagataacggggaagtcagtggtctgcgtatagcaagttgtaccactgcttatagtgaggaaacttgtaactggtgccaataggaaacaggtagtcagtggtctgcgttcagcaagttgtaccactgcatatataggtgaggataggcactagggtagatgaatggagcatcaaaggtaacacggagagcacaaggaacttgattccaatggtatatataatacaatagcaaatgactagcgctgcttggagatacaaagtcactactgagatccaggacatatgagacaaattcaatagcatctataacttcgtgagatagaggactccgtagatgagcagaacacagtccaagcggatatgcaataaactggtaaagtcaataaaagataagcataccgcggttcagttgagcaggctgtcacgagagaaacacagggatagctgagcggctgaacgccgacacgagtagagaccacaggagagtggtagcggtaatccgtgtctgtgaagcacacagacagagaacataacacgagaggagcaatgatgattcttgcggaggtcagcaggaatagtagacacgatgaaacacaggagagttgaagcggtctggcaaccggcagtgcagtagcgaggaatcagctgggactgaagacacgaggaaacacaggagagttgaagcggtctggaagcCGGCAGAGCAGTAGCGaagaatcagctgggactgaagacacgatgaaacacaggagagttgaagcggtctggaaaccggcaatgcagtagtgaggaatcagctggagctgaagacacgaggaaacacaggagagttgaagtggtctggaaaccggaaatgcagtagcgaggaatcagctggagctgaagacacgatgaaacacaggagagttgaagcggtctggaaaccggcaatgcagtagcgaggaatcagctggagctgaagacacgaggaaacacaggaacaccttcagagactcacagggaatgagactccaagatcaggcaacgaggtatcgaccacaggtgctttaaatagggagtgttgcctgatcagccaattaactaaaagcaacaggtctgaagagttcatagaggctgcgcatgcacagaccatcaggatggcgggcggccacggttcctaacaatgggagaagaggcactcacagtccggtgagtgatactcctctacgcagtccagatacatttattggtgcgaatcatacaagttcagggtttttaaattatattgtggtgaccactcctctacgcagtccaggtccattttttggtgcgattcataccagttgatggttttcttattatattgtggtgaccactcctctacgcagtccagatacatttattggtgcgaatcatacaagttcaggatttttaaattatattgtggtgaccactcctctacgcagtccaggtacattttttggtgcgattcagaccagttgatggttttcttattatattgtggtgaccactcctctacgcagtccagatacatttagtggtgcgaatcatacaagttcagggtttttatattatattgtggtgaccactcctctacgcagtccaggtacattttttggtgagattcataccagttgatggttttcttattatattgtggtgaccactcctctacgcagtccagattcccACCAGATTCCAGGTGATTACACCCTCAAACCTACAGATAAAAAAGGAGAGGGCCGCAGTTCCCAGTAGAACCAGGAACCTGGGTCCATAGCCAGATACCATGAAAGGTTTTTTTCCTTTATCAATATTACGTTTTCAATTGACAATCATGTGCATCCTTACAGCTGGATGCACATGATATAACTTGAATATAAGGAGGAATTGGCAAATGCAGTTTATACCCCTATATACCCAGAGTTAGAAGTGGACTACTAGGCAGGTAGCAATTCACACCCCATAAAATCATTGTATCCAGGATAGCAGGGTGCCGAGATTTAGGCTGGATATATAAGATATCACTAGTGTGAGTGACTATAGAACTCTTAACTATATGTAAGTGGTGTGAAACTTTTGCAGCATGCCAGTATCATCCAGGAGTGTAATGGTTATCAGACCATTTCAAGTTTAATTCAGTAGATACCATAGATTCGCTATAATAGCTCTATGGGGCTGTAGGGCATCCATACAACTACTCCTCGATTATATATGCAGGTTTGCCAAAATTTAACCTCCATACCATATGGTCAATATTATAAACCCATATAGGTATAATATTTATGTGCATCCAGATcattttaattacaatttttatttatgagCACAATTTTTtcctatatttcgcttttaaaaaCTTataccaataaaagttatgttttaaagcaGATACTTATACTTGTTCAAATCAAAGGTGAATTTCAGAGGATTGAGTGCACCTAAAAAGAAACTTctgttttttgctgtttaataTGATACGATAATGTTTCTAGGTAGCACCCCAGAGCAATATGACTATTTACTTATcattatcataatatatatatatatatatatatattaatactggGATCTAATCCTTTAGTTGGTGCGGTAGAATAACCCTCTTTTTTTCTGTCCAACTTTGAAAACTTTGTCATATAGTCTTTAGTAAATGTCCGCTACTATAAATACATTTGACCCAATATGGGTACTTCCATTGTTTAGGGTTAGGACCATCATATTAGCAGACGATCTGTGAAGAGGTGgatggcttatcatgcatttgcaaatacatgTAACTAAGatttatgcattttatgtataaatgGTAGACTGTTTTAATTAGTCCTTTTTACTGGCTCACAGCATTGTACTGAGAAaattggggtgttttttttttagatatgccTCGCATTCAAGTACCTGGTGTTACTTGTAAAATCTTTTAGTTACTTAAATTTTGAGTTTATTTGTTTGTAAGGCCTGGATGGGATTAGGAGATTATAGGGAGTGCTTGTACGTTAGCTcaaattaaaaacacacaaatatatgacACAGTATGAGTTCGCTAACTATTTAGGGTTACAACGGTCAATTAGCAGAAGAACTGTGAACTGGGACAGAAGATTTACAATATAATTGTAAACAGTGTTCAaagtggagatttagaagtggagTTTTTAAAAATCAAGGCTttatgagaagtggcggtatggtatatcACTGTTTATTACGAGTACTTATTGTTCAATTTTTATGTATCCGGACAAGTGTGAACTGACAGGGGGTTTACCCTTAGACAGAGACACATAGCTCTTTTCTTCCATCTCTTTAATATATGTTGATGCATGATCCCAAACACGTACCATGTACGTGTGTACAGCCATTTGTTCAGTTCCATAATACATGTTTCATTGAACCTCAGCACACTGATCTCCTAGAAAAATTCACAGGCTGAATAGAGATGGTGAATGAAGGAACCAGCACTGATGTCAAACAAAACTTCTCCCTTAATGTGACCTGCAGTAAATGAGTCCAATGATTAGAAAGTGCAATATGTTATGTAACATCTGTCCCACATATCATTCTGTAACGGCATGGGGAATGTAAACTCTTATTcggaaaatgtataataatatatggtTATTTTGCATATGGAATTTTTGGTATATGcatgatattttttttcctttgcaaaaGATTTTGTGTTGTCTTACTGGGttcttttgttttgtctttataaTGATACCAAGAAACATGTATGTTTTAAAAggacatttatgttttatatgttttgagTTCAATAAGAAaattaagaaagaaaataaaataatgttgtgcCTTCACTTGTATTTTACAAGTACCTTGCTTTTATCTTTCAGCTGGAAGATTTCTAATTTGTAGTTTCATCTAGCAATTGTTGGAAGATTTTCTATATAATTCATAAGCTTTCCTTCACCATAATGGATCTCTCTCGTAAATGATGGTATATTAAAAACAGTTCCCCATTTtgtgaataaaataaaagggtggggaataataatgatatattagAATTAAATATGAAGTTTAATTTGCTTAAGAATAACAACAATAACCTTTAGCAGACCACCAGAACCCACCTCACAGAATGCAAATTAATGTAAgaatattataattaattaacCAATATCAAATAAGGACAGTTCAATACAAGTTTACATTCTGAGATTATTTTATTAAGGTGTAACATCTGCAAATTGATATATCTGTTGTATTACACAGTTTGATTATCTTTCCAGGCCTATTTCTCTCTGTGAGCTGTGATGAACATAGCTGCCTCACAGTCACTAAGATCACTCACTGTCTTTCTTCTGAGAACATCACAGTGATCAATACTAAACACTTCTCCAGTGAGCGCTGAAGTGGTAAGTTTGCAAATTCATCTCCAAACATCTGCAAAAAATTTactaaatactttattatttggtTGGATGTTTTCAGTACAAATTTACAGTgatataatgaaataattttttaaggTTTACTCTTAGTAAATTAATATTTtgataattatgttttatttttttcccagacCTACTTCTCTTTGTAAGCTGAGATAAATACCATGGCCTCATAATCAGTAAGATCACTCACTGCCTTTCTTTTGAGAACATCACAGTGATCAATAATAAACCCTTCTCCGGTGAGAACTTTTCTTAAATAGTTCTCATCATATTTGAAAATGTGGAACCTGTCCTGCCCACCCGTGAAATAAGTTGCATTTAAAATTCCGAGTATTATCAGGTATCCTTTGGGTTTCAGTAACCttgtgaattttttaaaatttataaggTAATCATCTTGGTCTTTACTGAGGACTTCCAGGAGCCATGCACTTATTACACAGTCCGCCTGTGGTAGAACCACCGAGTCTGTGAGATTTTCCTTCTCAATGTCACAtttcacaatatattttattgccatcTTCAGCATTATTTCTTTGTCCTGACATTGGTCActgaaaaatacaaacacaataagAATCACTTGTGAAAGTGGAAAGTGCCAATGTTGTTTGCACCTGGTTTTTGCTCAAGTGCTCCAGACTTTGAGGACTGTGCATTAACGTATACTCATGAAAATGGCACTTTGTCTGcaagtgaaatattttacatCTCATGATAGAAATTGAGTGGTTTGGGATGTTACTCGCTAAGTGCATGGGTAGGGTACATAATTGCGACAATGGAAATGTTGGCACTTAACCTGGtgacatgaaaatgtcagcaggcAGAATTCTGACACTTCCATTATGCTTCCATAATGCCGGCAGGTCCACCGGCTATACCCTGGGCCCACCAGCATCGGTCTTCTAATGTCAGTATTGTGAT
Above is a genomic segment from Mixophyes fleayi isolate aMixFle1 chromosome 11, aMixFle1.hap1, whole genome shotgun sequence containing:
- the LOC142107800 gene encoding nicotinamide N-methyltransferase-like — encoded protein: MDCSSHKLYHVHDFDSRANLDTYFSDKPEMVFGEETVKFPMEKFHYIFNAGRIKGKVLFDISSGSIIHHLYSASEFFKEISVLRFNEKCIMELNKWLHMRTGAFVWDHASTYIKEMKEKSDQCQDKEIMLKMAIKYIVKCDIEKENLTDSVVLPQADCVISAWLLEVLSKDQDDYLINFKKFTRLLKPKGYLIILGILNATYFTGGQDRFHIFKYDENYLRKVLTGEGFIIDHCDVLKRKAVSDLTDYEAMVFISAYKEK